Genomic DNA from Prevotella intermedia ATCC 25611 = DSM 20706:
CATCTTTCCAACACCATTTTCTGCAAGCGTACCGTTTGGCTTTCTATTGCTGTTCTTGTTGCCAAAGGTACGTGTAAACACTTGGTAAATTACTAATTTCATAAGTTTTGGCTTATATCCGATAGAATAAAAAGGACACAACTCCCCACATTTCCTTACACCCCCTTGGGCTTTTCAAGCTAACTTTCTACGAGCCAAGCAACAGGAAATACAGGGGCTTGTGTCCCTACATGAAAATTATTGAGGTGGAAACAGCACTGCTATCTATTGCAGTTGCCGTGCTATATTATTCCACTCCGTGAGCATTCACTTCCTTATCTATCTTGCTTATCATACCTTGAAGTGCCTTTCCAGGACCACATTCAATAAATTCGGTTGCACCATCGGCAATCATGTGCTGTACGCTTTCGGTCCAACGAACGCTCGATGTAAGCTGTGCGATAAGGTTTGCCTTTATTTCTGCTGCATCGGTGTGTGGCTTAGCGTCTACATTCTGATATACAGCGCACTTAGGCGATGCTATATTGGTAGCCTCAATACCTGCCTGCAACTCGTCTTTTGCAGCCTGCATGAATGGCGAGTGGAATGCTCCGCCCACCTTCAAAGGCAACGCACGCTTGGCACCAGCTTCCTTCAACAACTCACAAGCCTCGTCGATACCTTCCTTTGAACCAGAAATTACCAACTGACCGGGGCAGTTAAAGTTGGCTGCAACAACCATTTTGCCACTCTTTGTAACTTGTTCGCAAACCTCTACCACCTTTTCGTCAGCCAAACCGATAATCGCAGCCATCGTACCAGGGTTCAACTCGCAAGCTTTCTGCATGCAGTTTGCACGCAAAGCAACGAGCTTCAAGCCGTCTTCAAACGACAATGCGCCTGCTGCTACCAATGCCGAGAACTCGCCGAGAGAGTGTCCTGCCACCATTTCAGGCTTGAAATCGTCGCCCAAGCAAAGTGCTGAAATTACACTGTGGAGGAACACTGCAGGCTGTGTTACGTTGGTTTGCTTCAACTGTTCGTCTGTTCCTGCAAACATTATATCGGTTATCTTAAAGCCAAGAATTTCGTCAGCTTTATCGAAAAGTTCTTTTGCTAAAGGGTTGTTGTCATACAGGTCCTTGCCCATACCTACAAACTGTGAGCCCTGTCCAGGGAATACAAATGCTTTCATCTTTATTTCTTTTTATTTAATCTTTTAGGGTACAAAAGTACAATAATAATATGAAACACACAAATTTCCGCCCTTTCACCTTATATATAATTAGGTGAAAAGATGATGATTATAAAGTTGCCGTTCCCTAAATCGACTGCTCATACATAAAAATAGAAATAAAACCTCTTCTTTTAAAATAGCTTTTGATGTGCCTGAGAGGCTGATTTCTGAATTATCAGAACTTTGAGAAATATTTATTTACGTGTAAAGAAATTATTATTTACGTGTAGAAAAATATTTATTTACACGTAAAGAATTTGTCAGATTAATCGTTTTACCATGCGATTACACCACTAAAAAGAGGGATACTCCACATTCCAGAGAAACAAAGCATTGCCAGGCATACTCTCGCCAGCATCGCTTCGGGTGCCGCTATCTACTATCTTGCGGAACTCATCGAGCGAAATCCGACCCCTTCCCACCTCTATCAACGTGCCGACAACGGCGCGAACCATATTGCGAAGGAAACGGTTGGCAGTAATCACGAAGCACCATTCCTCTGCTTCGGCTGCATCATCGTGAATGGATAGCTCGGTCTTGCAGCGTTCCCAGCGTGCCTCTGTCAAGTTGCAAATGGTGGTTTTGTTGTCGCCCCCAGCCTTGCAAAAGCACTTAAAGTCGCGTTCACCGACAAGATAACTTGCTGCTTCGTTCATACGTTCGTAGTCTAATGTGTAAGGCATCTCGCAAGAATAGGCTCTCAAAAATGGGTTTCGCCCATGGTGTATATAATAATGATAGGTGCGAGAGGTGGCTGAAAAGCGTGCGTGCAGTTCGCTATCGACAGCGAAAACAGCCGTTACAGCAACATCGCGGGGCAGCAAGCGGTTCAGTTTGTACGCCAGCTGCTTGCAGTCGATGCCCTCTTGTCCATCAAAATGGGCTATCATGGTGCGTGCGTGCACTCCCGCATCGGTTCGTCCAGCCCCTGTTACGCTTATCTTTGTGCGCAATAAGGTTGATAAAGCCTTTTCCAAGACCTCTTGAACCGATATTCCGTTGGGCTGAATTTGCCAACCGTGATAGTTCGTACCGTCGTATGAGAATTTTATAAAGTATCTTTGCATAAGTAGATGCAAAGATACGGAAAATTATTCCAAGTTGGTTCGTTTGCTGAAAAAACTAAATAAATACCACACACAAAACAGAAATACGTACCAAAGAAGCACTTGCAAGACATTGGGGTGCAGCCCTTCGATGCTTGCGCCCTGCAAATGGGCTACCCAATGCAAGGCTGCGTTCATCGAACCGACTACAAACAGCAATGCCTTTCCCACCAAAAGCTGCACCTGCGGTATAAAAAAGAACACAAGAAGCAGCACCGCAGCATAGAGAATGGCAGTGGCATACGGAATAACAATAAAGTTGGAAAGTAGGAAATAGCAGCTAAACCGACCGAAATAGAAGGCTACCAAGGGTGCTGTACCCAACTGCGCAGCAACGGAAACCGTAGCCAATCCCCACACCCAGCGAAGCAACCAATGGTGTTGAAGCAGCTTTGGAGAGAACAGCCCATAAAGCAAAGGTGCGAAAAGAACAATGGAAAGCACCGCCACGAACGACATCTGAAAACCTACGTCCCACAGATTCTGTGGACGAACGACCAACAAAACAATGGCTGTCAATGCCAATGTGTTGAGCGAGAACTTATCTCTGTTAAGCAATCCGACAACACTGTAAACGGTAATCATCGTAGCCGAGCGCACCACCGAAGGCGAAAAGTCTACCAACAGCGCATACAGCCATATAAGCAACAGCACGAACAGGTCGCTTAAATGGTATCGGACAAGAAGATTTAAATAAGGAATGCCCTTGCAAAGATTGAATCCGAAAAGGAAAATAGCATAGATAATGCCAAGGTGCAAGCCCGAAAGAGCCAGTACGTGGCTTGCGCCCGAAATGGAATAATCGTCTTTCACCTCCTTTGAAATAAGCTGCTTGTCGCCCAAAGTCATAGCAACCGTAACGGCAGCCGACTGCCCATTGAGCCCCACACGTGCATAAGTCTGCAACCATTGTTGCTTTGCTCGCTTCAGTTCTATAAGCGTGCGGTCTACGCTACTAAGAAACGACAGGTCTACCGAAGCCTTTTTCCAACTCCGATAGTAGATGAATGTTTCTGCATCAAAGCCGTGCAAGCGCAGCCAACGGACATAATCAAATTCAGAATCACGGAAGTTTACAGGCTCTTCCAACTGCGAAAAGGCGGTGATACCATCGCCAACATGCAGTCTTTTATAGTTTTCGGAAACCGTATCGCACAGTATCGAAGCCTTCACCTTCATTACTCCGTCGGTCGTAGGTATTGCCAAGTCTACCTTTATCACTTTTCCGTGTCGCACAGGCTCCGTCAGCAATACAGCATCGTAGCGCAATGGTTCTGCAGGAAGCAATTTCTGCATGTCCATTTCAGCATTTGCCATAAGCAAACCACCAACCGAAGCCACCGAGAAAAGCAATGCCCAACTGCCCAACAGTCGTCTTTTCCCACTTAAAAACACCACTGCCAAGCACAAAATAGCAACAGCAAACCAGCCCCATAACGGCACCACACTCAAGGCATACCGCCCAAGTGCCATACCCACAATTAAGGCTGCAGCCACTTTCACCAATGGATTCATACTAAGAGCGATACTTTGCTTCATGGCACAGATTGTTTTTATATCGCTTACAAAAGTAAGAAATATTTTTCTATTTCCAATGATTCACCTGCCTGCAACATTCCTCCAAGTTTTCATTTCAGGGGGTTATGCTCCTACTCCGTTTCGCCTATACACCTTATTACAATAGGTAGAAAAAGACAACAATGGTGTAAATATTTTTCACAACAATATCTATCGCATAACAAACTAATTATCAACGCCTTACAAAACCTATTGTTTTGCATTCCAAAAGCGGCTGTTTTGCACGGTAAAAGCGTAGGTTTTGCAATGCAAAAGAGCCGCTTTCGCAACGTCAAAGCGCAGTTATCACTTTTTAAGAGAATTATCTTTACAAAAGCAAAAGAACTATATTGTAACGGTTTTCTGTAATACAAAGAAAATAGTTTTACTAATAAAGTTCTCCTGAAGCGGTTTAATGCCACCATTTTCGTACATACTTACTCGAACAGAACGTATATAAAAATCCCTTTCGGCTAAGTGCTGAAAGGGATTTTCTGTATTTGTTGTTTTGCTGAAATTACTTGTACAAGTAACGTTTGATAGAACGCTTTGGCGTCTTTACGAACTCTTCTTCCATTATTTCAATATCTGAAAGTTTGCAATAAGCAGGATTTATTTCGTTCAACTGCTTCTTGTTTTCTTCCATTAAGTTCTTTATATCGGCATCGTTTAGCCCAAGCTCCTTTGCTTCTTCAAGGTCTGGATAAACCAATCCTACGAGCTTTTCGCCACGTTGCACTACAAGACATTCGCTTACGAGTGGCAACGAGTTGAGCTTATCTTCAATTTCCTCAGGGTAAATGTTTTGTCCGTTGCTGCCCAAAAGCATATTCTTGGAACGTCCCTTTATATAAATGTTCTGGTCGGCGTCCATTGTTCCGAGGTCGCCGGTATGGAACCAGCCGTCGGCATCGAGTACTTGGCGAGTAGCTTCTTCGTTCTTGTAGTAACCAAGCAACACGTTAGGACCCTTCGTGAGGATTTCTCCCGGCACGTTTTCTGGGTCTACACTGTCGATGCGCACTTCTTGGTGCAAGGCAGGCTTACCACATGATGTCGGCACAAACTCTTTCCAATCGCTGTAACCGATGATTGGCGCACACTCGGTAGCACCGTAACCCACCGTGAATGGGAAGTTTATGTCTTTCAAGAACATTTCTATTTCGCGGTTCAAGGCTGCTCCGCCGATGATAACCTGATAGATGTTACCACCGAAAGCTTGCATTACCTGTTCGCAAATCTTCTCTTTTACCTTCTTCTGAATTACAGGTGTGTTCAGCAACAGCTTCATGCGGTTGGTCTGAATCTTTGGGAACACACGCTTGCGAATAATCTTCTCGATAATGAGTGGTACGGCTATCAT
This window encodes:
- the fabD gene encoding ACP S-malonyltransferase, with protein sequence MKAFVFPGQGSQFVGMGKDLYDNNPLAKELFDKADEILGFKITDIMFAGTDEQLKQTNVTQPAVFLHSVISALCLGDDFKPEMVAGHSLGEFSALVAAGALSFEDGLKLVALRANCMQKACELNPGTMAAIIGLADEKVVEVCEQVTKSGKMVVAANFNCPGQLVISGSKEGIDEACELLKEAGAKRALPLKVGGAFHSPFMQAAKDELQAGIEATNIASPKCAVYQNVDAKPHTDAAEIKANLIAQLTSSVRWTESVQHMIADGATEFIECGPGKALQGMISKIDKEVNAHGVE
- the truA gene encoding tRNA pseudouridine(38-40) synthase TruA, translating into MQRYFIKFSYDGTNYHGWQIQPNGISVQEVLEKALSTLLRTKISVTGAGRTDAGVHARTMIAHFDGQEGIDCKQLAYKLNRLLPRDVAVTAVFAVDSELHARFSATSRTYHYYIHHGRNPFLRAYSCEMPYTLDYERMNEAASYLVGERDFKCFCKAGGDNKTTICNLTEARWERCKTELSIHDDAAEAEEWCFVITANRFLRNMVRAVVGTLIEVGRGRISLDEFRKIVDSGTRSDAGESMPGNALFLWNVEYPSF
- a CDS encoding ComEC/Rec2 family competence protein, producing MKQSIALSMNPLVKVAAALIVGMALGRYALSVVPLWGWFAVAILCLAVVFLSGKRRLLGSWALLFSVASVGGLLMANAEMDMQKLLPAEPLRYDAVLLTEPVRHGKVIKVDLAIPTTDGVMKVKASILCDTVSENYKRLHVGDGITAFSQLEEPVNFRDSEFDYVRWLRLHGFDAETFIYYRSWKKASVDLSFLSSVDRTLIELKRAKQQWLQTYARVGLNGQSAAVTVAMTLGDKQLISKEVKDDYSISGASHVLALSGLHLGIIYAIFLFGFNLCKGIPYLNLLVRYHLSDLFVLLLIWLYALLVDFSPSVVRSATMITVYSVVGLLNRDKFSLNTLALTAIVLLVVRPQNLWDVGFQMSFVAVLSIVLFAPLLYGLFSPKLLQHHWLLRWVWGLATVSVAAQLGTAPLVAFYFGRFSCYFLLSNFIVIPYATAILYAAVLLLVFFFIPQVQLLVGKALLFVVGSMNAALHWVAHLQGASIEGLHPNVLQVLLWYVFLFCVWYLFSFFSKRTNLE
- a CDS encoding AMP-binding protein, which gives rise to MQQIPSFNELIEKSVIEHWDLDALTDYKGKTLQYHDVARKIEKIHIMFEASGVQKGDRIALCGRNSSMWAAAFLATLTYGAVAVPVLHEFTPEQIHNIVNHSESKILFVGDVVATEIDATKMPALEGIIYLPDLSLTLSRTEKLTYAREHLNEMFGKKYPKYFRPEHVHYYREQSPDELALINYTSGTTGNSKGVMIPYRAMWSNADFARSVLGATVKPGSHIISILPMAHMYGMAFELIFEFIAGAHVFYLTRMPSPAIIAQALAEVKPALMIAVPLIIEKIIRKRVFPKIQTNRMKLLLNTPVIQKKVKEKICEQVMQAFGGNIYQVIIGGAALNREIEMFLKDINFPFTVGYGATECAPIIGYSDWKEFVPTSCGKPALHQEVRIDSVDPENVPGEILTKGPNVLLGYYKNEEATRQVLDADGWFHTGDLGTMDADQNIYIKGRSKNMLLGSNGQNIYPEEIEDKLNSLPLVSECLVVQRGEKLVGLVYPDLEEAKELGLNDADIKNLMEENKKQLNEINPAYCKLSDIEIMEEEFVKTPKRSIKRYLYK